The following proteins are co-located in the Phreatobacter oligotrophus genome:
- a CDS encoding DMT family transporter, with product MSASAEPRDIRRGMGLMTLGMLLFATNDALVKAHMGALSVAQALGVRGIFATIGVAAFLMASGTRLTLAGYWHPLVVGRSLAEGLAVFFLFQALWRMPIGDVTAVSQSMPLFLLPIAVLVLGEKVSPVQWALVILGFIGIVLIAKPASAGFDPAIGLAIGTTICFVLRDVTVKFIPPHIASATVTFSTVSVVMAAALALATIQGLGPMGVKQTGMLGLAGLLLAAGQAAIITALRMAPVSQVGPFNYTKTAFAVVIGILFFGERPDLITAAGIGLVALSGILIASGLGRPRA from the coding sequence GTGAGCGCGTCAGCCGAACCGCGCGACATCAGGCGCGGCATGGGGCTGATGACGCTCGGCATGCTGCTCTTCGCCACCAATGACGCGCTGGTGAAGGCGCATATGGGCGCCCTCTCGGTGGCGCAGGCGCTGGGCGTGCGCGGCATCTTCGCGACCATCGGCGTCGCGGCCTTCCTCATGGCCTCGGGCACGCGCCTGACGCTGGCCGGCTACTGGCACCCGCTGGTCGTCGGACGCTCGCTGGCCGAGGGGCTGGCGGTGTTCTTTCTCTTCCAGGCGCTGTGGCGGATGCCGATCGGCGACGTGACGGCGGTCTCGCAGTCCATGCCGCTGTTCCTGCTGCCCATCGCCGTGCTGGTCCTCGGCGAGAAGGTGAGCCCGGTGCAGTGGGCGCTCGTCATCCTCGGCTTCATCGGCATCGTGCTGATCGCCAAGCCCGCCTCGGCCGGCTTCGACCCGGCCATCGGCCTCGCCATAGGCACGACCATCTGTTTCGTGCTGCGCGACGTGACCGTGAAGTTCATCCCGCCGCACATCGCCTCGGCCACCGTCACCTTCTCCACCGTCAGTGTCGTCATGGCCGCCGCGCTGGCGCTGGCGACGATCCAGGGGCTTGGCCCCATGGGCGTGAAACAGACGGGCATGCTGGGGCTCGCAGGGCTGCTGCTGGCGGCGGGGCAGGCGGCGATCATCACCGCGCTGCGCATGGCGCCGGTCTCGCAGGTCGGGCCGTTCAACTACACCAAGACCGCCTTCGCCGTGGTCATCGGCATCCTCTTCTTCGGCGAGCGGCCGGACCTCATCACCGCTGCCGGCATCGGCCTTGTCGCCCTGTCGGGCATCCTCATTGCGTCCGGGCTTGGCCGCCCCAGGGCCTGA
- a CDS encoding KpsF/GutQ family sugar-phosphate isomerase, producing the protein MADRSASSPAIASALRTLTVEAAGLAALNAALSNGLGEPFDAAVALLKRVQGRVIVTGMGKSGHVGRKIAATLASTGTPAFFVHPGEASHGDLGMVTADDAILALSWSGETVELRDLVAFSRRFAVGLVAITSDAESALGKAADVVLALPRAEEACPNGLAPTTSTLMQLAIGDALAIALLEERGFTAADFRTFHPGGKLGAVLAQVRDIMHGGAALPLKPIGTAMSEVLIEMTAKGFGCCGIVDQAGLLAGIVTDGDLRRHMKGDLLALPVETVMTRGPKTARPDQLASEILDVMNRSKITALFAVEGGRPVGILHLHDLLRAGVA; encoded by the coding sequence ATGGCAGACCGTTCCGCATCCTCTCCCGCCATTGCCTCGGCGCTTCGCACGCTGACCGTCGAGGCCGCCGGCCTTGCCGCGCTCAACGCCGCCCTGTCGAACGGGCTCGGCGAGCCCTTTGACGCCGCTGTGGCGTTGCTGAAGCGGGTTCAGGGCCGCGTCATCGTCACCGGCATGGGCAAGTCGGGCCATGTCGGCCGCAAGATCGCCGCGACCCTCGCCTCCACCGGCACGCCCGCCTTCTTCGTCCATCCCGGCGAGGCAAGCCATGGCGATCTCGGCATGGTGACTGCCGATGATGCCATCCTGGCGCTGTCCTGGTCGGGCGAGACGGTGGAGCTGCGCGACCTCGTCGCCTTCTCGCGGCGTTTCGCCGTCGGCCTCGTCGCCATCACCTCGGATGCCGAATCGGCGCTCGGCAAGGCGGCGGATGTGGTCCTCGCCCTGCCGCGGGCGGAGGAGGCCTGCCCCAATGGCCTCGCGCCCACGACCTCGACCCTGATGCAGCTCGCCATCGGCGACGCGCTCGCCATCGCCCTCTTGGAGGAGCGTGGCTTCACCGCAGCCGATTTCCGGACCTTCCATCCCGGCGGCAAGCTCGGCGCGGTCCTGGCACAGGTGCGCGACATCATGCATGGCGGCGCCGCCCTGCCGCTGAAGCCCATCGGCACCGCCATGAGCGAGGTGCTCATCGAGATGACGGCCAAGGGCTTCGGCTGCTGCGGCATCGTCGATCAGGCGGGGCTCCTCGCCGGCATCGTCACGGACGGCGACCTCCGGCGCCACATGAAGGGCGACCTTCTGGCGCTGCCCGTCGAGACGGTGATGACGCGCGGGCCCAAGACGGCCCGCCCGGACCAGCTCGCCAGCGAGATCCTCGATGTCATGAACCGCTCCAAGATCACCGCGCTCTTTGCGGTGGAGGGCGGCCGCCCCGTCGGCATCCTGCACCTGCACGACCTCCTGCGGGCGGGCGTGGCGTGA
- a CDS encoding outer membrane beta-barrel protein, giving the protein MGRTARLIWGASLMALVLAGAGVSAHAQRLRTAPPPGGSDTAGETGWQGLAPVEPPDADSGLAPRTDAEAAGLRTDAPPPAPGESRTVSAQRERARGDARRAPWTLRPARPSPLAAEAGVSGPAPVTRPAPRPTSRPAPVANPRTGRLPRRPPEPPANARNLGLRTLPAPTTGANSGSSLTPSRQDSLALSSGTRGVTPPTQQRRPVDVPIVTNRVQQPSGRVLPNANPLGRNVVVDPRTGEVISFDRRPPAETDAFAPTGIRVGSFIVTPTADATLGYDSNPRRLTAGSPGSLFTQSYGELQARSDWSRHEVTARLRGTYSAYFSDPGVNRPEVNAVVTGRLDVARDTRVETEGRYTLNTNSPGSSNLPSSPTGLRNLPLIHQVGGSAGVVQDIGRVQVTLRGTFDRFIYDDAITNAGTVLSQSGRDYNAIGGRLRTSYELTPGLRPFVEAALEQRRFDQRLSSGGTLQGSSSVTFRVGTTFELTRLLTGEISAGYLRRDNLDPTFGDIAVPVLDASLVWAMTALTTVRFTARSTIDESFTTGASGIEKRDAAVELEHAFRRWLVGTARFAYGHDTYRGTSRVDQRTVASLGLVYRASRALQIRGEIRRETLQSNTADASYSANVFLLGLRLQR; this is encoded by the coding sequence TTGGGTCGAACCGCCCGTCTCATCTGGGGTGCCAGCCTGATGGCGCTCGTCCTTGCCGGGGCGGGCGTGAGCGCGCATGCCCAGCGCCTGCGGACGGCCCCGCCCCCCGGCGGCAGCGACACGGCCGGAGAGACGGGCTGGCAGGGCCTTGCCCCGGTCGAGCCCCCGGATGCCGATTCGGGCCTGGCCCCGCGCACCGATGCAGAGGCCGCCGGCCTCAGGACCGATGCGCCGCCCCCCGCCCCCGGCGAATCCCGCACGGTGTCCGCGCAGCGCGAACGCGCCCGCGGCGATGCCCGTCGCGCCCCGTGGACATTGCGGCCGGCGCGCCCTTCTCCCCTTGCCGCCGAAGCGGGCGTTTCAGGTCCTGCGCCCGTGACGCGACCAGCGCCCCGTCCAACCTCGCGCCCCGCCCCCGTCGCCAATCCCCGCACCGGGCGGCTGCCACGCCGGCCGCCGGAGCCCCCCGCCAATGCGCGCAACCTCGGCCTGCGGACCTTGCCGGCTCCGACAACCGGCGCCAATTCGGGGAGCAGCCTCACACCATCGCGCCAGGATTCGCTCGCCCTGTCCTCCGGCACGCGCGGCGTCACCCCGCCGACGCAGCAGCGTCGCCCGGTCGACGTTCCCATCGTCACGAACCGGGTGCAGCAGCCCTCGGGCCGCGTGCTGCCCAACGCCAACCCGCTCGGCCGCAACGTCGTCGTCGACCCGCGCACCGGCGAGGTCATCTCCTTCGACCGGCGGCCGCCCGCCGAGACCGACGCCTTCGCGCCGACCGGCATCCGCGTCGGCTCTTTCATCGTCACGCCGACGGCGGATGCGACGCTGGGCTACGATTCCAACCCGCGGCGCCTCACGGCAGGCAGCCCCGGCTCGCTCTTCACCCAGTCCTATGGCGAGCTCCAGGCACGCTCCGACTGGTCCCGGCACGAGGTGACGGCGCGGCTGCGCGGCACCTACTCCGCCTATTTCTCCGACCCCGGCGTCAACCGGCCGGAGGTCAATGCCGTCGTCACCGGCCGCCTCGACGTGGCGCGCGACACGCGCGTCGAGACCGAGGGGCGCTACACGCTGAACACCAACTCGCCGGGCTCGTCGAACCTGCCCTCCTCGCCCACCGGCCTGCGCAACCTGCCGCTGATCCACCAGGTCGGTGGCAGCGCCGGCGTGGTGCAGGATATCGGGCGCGTGCAGGTGACGCTGCGCGGCACCTTCGACCGCTTCATCTACGACGACGCCATCACCAATGCCGGGACCGTGCTCAGCCAGAGCGGACGCGACTATAACGCCATCGGCGGGCGGCTGAGGACCTCCTACGAGCTGACGCCGGGCCTGCGTCCCTTCGTCGAGGCAGCGCTTGAGCAGCGGCGCTTTGACCAGCGCCTGTCGAGCGGCGGCACGCTGCAGGGCTCGTCCAGCGTGACGTTCCGCGTCGGCACGACCTTCGAGCTGACGCGGCTGCTGACCGGCGAAATCTCGGCCGGTTACCTGCGGCGCGACAATCTCGACCCGACCTTCGGCGACATTGCCGTGCCGGTCCTCGATGCCTCGCTGGTCTGGGCAATGACGGCGCTGACCACCGTCCGCTTCACCGCGCGCTCCACCATCGACGAGAGCTTCACCACGGGCGCCTCGGGCATCGAGAAGCGTGATGCGGCGGTGGAGCTGGAACATGCGTTCCGGCGCTGGCTGGTGGGCACGGCGCGGTTCGCCTATGGCCACGACACCTATCGCGGCACGAGCCGCGTCGACCAGCGCACGGTGGCCTCCCTCGGCCTCGTCTACCGGGCCTCGCGTGCCCTGCAGATCCGCGGCGAGATCCGCCGCGAGACCCTGCAGTCGAACACCGCCGACGCCAGCTATTCCGCCAACGTCTTCCTCCTCGGCCTGAGGCTCCAGCGCTAG